A segment of the Ipomoea triloba cultivar NCNSP0323 chromosome 1, ASM357664v1 genome:
ATAATGCAAGAGGAAAGATGCTAACAAGGCAAGTGCCAAGTGGGTTGATGGAATTTAACACCAGAGTGCAGTTAAGAAGCAAACCACATGTCCTCGGGACCCAGAGGCTCCTCCTTTAAGAAGGCATCAAGGCATTTATAAAGTGAAACAGACTCTGGTGGCTTTCCTCCATCCAATGCAGAATTACATACTTCTGACAAGGTGCTAAGACGGGCGGTATCATAGACATCGACCATTCTCTCAGGCCAGGTAACAAGCATATTTACAGGCTCATATGAGTTTGAGACTGGCACAGGTTCATCCATTGATAAAAGGATCTTATTTTCCAAGTAAAACTGGAAGTCACCAGCCAATAATGAGTCATCTTTGAATTCATTCTTCAAATTTGAATCTCCATTGGGCATCACATCCATCATTTCAGAATCATGGTTTGTGCTATTCTGTGCATCATTGTAATCACTTGGCGAATCTTCTTCTTGAACTAAAAAGGGGCTTAGCAACCTTTCGTATTGTTTGTGAATTGCAGATCCACTGGAAAAGTCAGATATCCTTGTAACAAGGGGAGTGCCAAGTTTCTTGTGAGAGCCATGAACAATTGATCTAGTATGGAAAAAAGACGCAAGTGAATTACAGGAAAGATCTACAAAGACAAACTTCCACAATGATTAGAGAAAAATGTGCTACTTTAAAGATAGAAAAGAATGTTCATAATTCTGAAACACTTCAAAACAATTAAGCACAGACATGCTAAAATTAAAGAGATGAACCACAAAAGTTTACTTTTCCTTGCATTGATGCTGGAAGACAACTAAACGAGATCCATCATCATCTTTTGGCAATCGATAGGCAACAAGGGTGTCATCATCTCTAACTAGCTCTATAGAATCAGTAGGATCATCTAGAAAACGAATAATAGAACTTCCATATATCTGCAGGTAATGAGAAAGTTTGAGGCACAGGTAAAAGAGTTGAATAATGAAATCATGAGACTGAAGTACTAAACGAAAAATTTTAAGTCTATCAATGCCCTAGTTCAAGAAACAGTCAATCACCTAATTAAATCAAGTAATCAATATCTACAAGTTGTGGTTTCTTATGACCAAATATTTTGTTTCTCTAGCACTTAAATTTTACCTAAGGTATTGTTTGTGAATCATGAACACTCCATTAAAGTTTCCATGAAGGTTTATACTTTCAAGCATTCCTGGAGAGACCCATTAAATGGAAAGTTCATGAACAATGGCTTAAACAAACTTCATCTTAAGATTTGCACTTTCACAACCTTAAGTGTTGGAATGATGATGGGTTTCCTCACACTTAACAAAAAAATGTAGGTGTCTATGGTTTGCACCAATTTTGACGTTTTCAATTAAATACTATTTGCAAATTAAAGTGTAAAATCCCAAAAAACTAACAAAGTGACATTAAAACATAGTCAATCCCTATAACTTGTAAGAAGGGGTAATTTAATTTTGCTAAAGCATACCTCAGCCACAAGAAGTGTCTCTTCATCACTCAAAGAACATTTAGAGATCAATGTTTCAACAAGATCCTTAGAGCGTCCATATTTTGGCACAGTTACTGTAACTGGAAATGGCATAGTGGTCCCTTCACTGCTGAACACTGTCAAAGTCATTGTGCGCATTGTTGTCGATGGAAGCGGCAATGATAAATACATGAATGGATCAAATGTGACAGATGACTTCTTACAAACAGGACAGACCAACTTTGACCGATACTGACCCTATCATCAAAAGAAGATTTGTAAGATATAACAGGTAAAGCAACTCCCTCGCAAAGTAGGAAAAAGACTCACTTGGCACAGATTAATTATGACAGAATCATTGCGAGATAGATGATTTGACCAGTGCTCATCTGCCACCTCTTCATCTGGGcgatcatcttcttccttggtTTCTATATCAGGTTTGTGTTTGACACGATTGATATCTTCATGCAGTCCATCCAACAGAAAGGCAAGAAATTCCTAGAGTGTGCACATGAAGGGCATAGTCCAAAATTGTGTTTTGTGGAGGTATAACTCAAAAGTTTCAAAGAATGAAAAGGACTTCACTAACTTGGGAGTCATGTTGATTATAGCCACTAAATTGAGGAGCAAAACTAGCGATTGTTGACTTGAACATCTCAGGATAAACAGTTGTTGCTCCAGGAGCCCAAAGCTTTCGTAGCAAGTCACCAAATGCTAGAGCCAGCTTCCCCTGTTCAAGAAGTCCAATGTCAGACACATGGAGGGAATGcctatatacacacacaaggCATAACAATAAACAATCTTCCATTGAACCTTTCTACGTATAACAGTTAAATTTGACAATTTCAAAGACAACTTACAAactcttttccatttttttgcAAGTCATACAAATATTTATACACATGTTTTAAATATATGGCAGCAAAAAGAGTTACATACTTTCATGCCCaaaggattttcaaaattcagATCTTTTTTAAAGTCTCCAAGGAAGTAATCAACAAGCTTTGGAGTGTGCACCATACACTGAAGAGCACTGTTCATGAAGCAGGTGTTTCCAAGGTTACCCAATCCAGTCAAGCCCAGAGCACAAGCACTATTTTTGCTGCTACCAATTACGAAATTTCCATTAACTCCAGAATAACACATAATAGCATCAGTGCTGGCACTACTCTTTGACGAACTACAGTGTTCAGATGTCATTTCCTCTTTTCTGCTTCCTTTTCTATCATTATTGCATGGCAATTCATAGACCTTTAACTCCAGAAGAATCTGTAGGCATCTCAAAGAGACAAGCATAGCCATTAAAACAAGCTAATGCTATTAAAATACATAGAAAATCATGAAATAGTGACAAAAGCAGTCACCTTCAAGATTAGGCAATTCAATATCATATCATTTTGTTCAATTAGTTAGTTTGGTAAGCCTTGTTGTATTATTTTGGTTATCTTATAGGTCACATCTCAAGGATAACAAAATTACCTCTTCATTAAGTTGGCCAGAATTGCTCAATAACTTCCTGTTGTTCAACACAAATTGGATAGTTTGTCCAGAAAAATCCCAGATATGAAACTGTCAGAAAAATGAATCAGCATctcaatatataagaaaattcctgatatgtcaataaaataatatcatatatcTCACCAAGTCTGGTGTGTCGCAGAATATACCGCAGGCTCTATCAAACACTCCAACTTCATTGTCCTTTAGAACATAAACAGAATGTAAGATACAAAAGTGAGAATAATGATCTCTAAAAAGCTTCACATGGAGAGTATGGTACATGTGAATTGATTGTAGTCTACATATACATCAGCATACACTACAACAAAGGCATGTTtagaaaaatgtgaaaataaagaataaagaaacACTGATTTTGGAGGCTTTTAAACTATATTTTATCCATCTTCACACTTTAGCCCTTTATTCTTTATCCCAAGTTGTAACATATTTTTCTGGGAGTGTTTACTAAGCAGCATATTTGAACAGTATTAGTATGGAGATCAGATCTTGCAAAAGCATCACACCAGTAATTAAACCGTTAGTGTCATTCTCTTCTACacttgttgaaattgagggattgaaaagCCTGCCGAGTGTTCGAATAGCCGTCATACATCAATTAGCGGAAGCAAATTATGCGAGAAACCAAAGATCCTATATTTATAGGAACATTGGGGTAAGCCCACTCCTAGGAATACAAAAACAAGCTCACTCCAGATAGGAATAGGACTAAGGTTTCCTATTAGTCAATATTCAATAATACCATTTCTTTTAGCATTTAAAGTATTGATGGTTAGAGACTAAAGGAAGAAAGATGGCCTATATCATTTACTAAAATCAAGAGGCAAAAACTTAATTTACCTATTACCCCTTTGTCTATATCAGCCAATTTGTTAATGAAGCCAGGTTTTTAGACTCTTCCCACCAAAGTTATTACATGGATAGGAATAGATCAAGAACGGTACAATACGGTAGAAGCCATTTTTAGtccacatttaaaaaaaaaaaaatccccaaGAAATGGTTAGCATAATAGCAGTAGCAGTAGTTGATAGGTGGTGGCAGTGGTGGTTGTAGTAGAGTTCACATATGTCAAAAAGCAAATCCATGTGAAAACAATGATATGGTAGCCATAAAATAATTGCTAGCATATAGTGATTAACTAACCAAAGAGTGAAACCCCATATCATTATTACTCTCCTCTCCCTTCCTTTTTCTCCTCAGCTACACCAATAATCACCTGGAAAACAGTGGAGCTAGAAAGGTACGGTTTTCCACTTCATTAAGGACTACGTGTTGTCCAACTAAAAGTATATGGCctcttccccccccccccctagaaACCCCAAAAGTCATTCACTTTAACACCTACAACCCCCAGAAGTTATCAAATTGACTCTTGAGTTATTCTTTGTAATGGGTGGAACAATACAGTCCATCATTCTTCCAAATCATCAATCACTAAGTAATCATTTGACCAttggtattttattattaataagtaAAATTACAGCACATTTAATACAATTAATCCCTTAATGGCATACTGCAACTAAGCATTTGTCATGATTCAGATAATTAAAGCAGAGAGTTAAAGGGGTTGAACAGGAGAAAGTAGGTGGAATAAATTTATGAATGAACCTTTAGGCTAATTCTTATAGCCAAAGAATTTGTTTTCGAAATATACAATAATCTGATATGTAAAGAGAACAAGTCGTGCAGGGTATCATCTGGGGCTAGGAAACCTCCCACATTCTTCATATCAAAATGCCTAcaaggaaaatgaaaataaaaatgaaggtCAGGGGATATTCTACTATTCTAGTCCCACCAATCACTAGCTCCAGAAGATAGTCCAAGAATAAGGCATTTCATAGAAAAGTCCATATGCAAGTATCTagctttaaaatttatttttaaaaactagaaggaaaaaaatcAGACTTCAAGGAACATTCCTAGTGGACTGCAAACATAGatttcaaaatcaaagaaaaacgaATATATACTTTCTAATTTTTTGTGCCACATTAACATAGTCGGGGGATCACAATTCAGCAT
Coding sequences within it:
- the LOC116023324 gene encoding ubiquitin carboxyl-terminal hydrolase 8-like isoform X1 translates to MSRKLRRLSHSALTFATSLYASVRIKSAILFPFLRRFLSKTLNFLSPIMESWLFSSSDDDAGFGLDLSFSNFTPQLSHLDPESLFLVPFRWWSEAKEGLCSSGEVSESEISGTLYNATAILKRSDVFPGESSTETEIVLDMDMDMEREGETEDNEEGVSGKALALVSEWMFLRAMKWHFDMKNVGGFLAPDDTLHDLFSLHIRLLYISKTNSLAIRISLKDNEVGVFDRACGIFCDTPDLFHIWDFSGQTIQFVLNNRKLLSNSGQLNEEILLELKVYELPCNNDRKGSRKEEMTSEHCSSSKSSASTDAIMCYSGVNGNFVIGSSKNSACALGLTGLGNLGNTCFMNSALQCMVHTPKLVDYFLGDFKKDLNFENPLGMKGKLALAFGDLLRKLWAPGATTVYPEMFKSTIASFAPQFSGYNQHDSQEFLAFLLDGLHEDINRVKHKPDIETKEEDDRPDEEVADEHWSNHLSRNDSVIINLCQGQYRSKLVCPVCKKSSVTFDPFMYLSLPLPSTTMRTMTLTVFSSEGTTMPFPVTVTVPKYGRSKDLVETLISKCSLSDEETLLVAEIYGSSIIRFLDDPTDSIELVRDDDTLVAYRLPKDDDGSRLVVFQHQCKEKSIVHGSHKKLGTPLVTRISDFSSGSAIHKQYERLLSPFLVQEEDSPSDYNDAQNSTNHDSEMMDVMPNGDSNLKNEFKDDSLLAGDFQFYLENKILLSMDEPVPVSNSYEPVNMLVTWPERMVDVYDTARLSTLSEVCNSALDGGKPPESVSLYKCLDAFLKEEPLGPEDMWNCPNCKRPRQASKKLDLWRLPEILVIHLKRFSYNRFLKNKLDLYVDFPIDDFDLSSYILHKSDEIDHRYKLYAVSNHYGGMGYGHYTAYVQHGHNRWYEFDDAHVSAIMEDKIKTSAAYVLFYRRV
- the LOC116023324 gene encoding ubiquitin carboxyl-terminal hydrolase 8-like isoform X2, which produces MSRKLRRLSHSALTFATSLYASVRIKSAILFPFLRRFLSKTLNFLSPIMESWLFSSSDDDAGFGLDLSFSNFTPQLSHLDPESLFLVPFRWWSEAKEGLCSSGEVSESEISGTLYNATAILKRSDVFPGESSTETEIVLDMDMDMEREGETEDNEEGVSGKALALVSEWMFLRAMKWHFDMKNVGGFLAPDDTLHDLFSLHIRLLYISKTNSLAIRISLKDNEVGVFDRACGIFCDTPDLFHIWDFSGQTIQFVLNNRKLLSNSGQLNEEILLELKVYELPCNNDRKGSRKEEMTSEHCSSSKSSASTDAIMCYSGVNGNFVIGSSKNSACALGLTGLGNLGNTCFMNSALQCMVHTPKLVDYFLGDFKKDLNFENPLGMKGKLALAFGDLLRKLWAPGATTVYPEMFKSTIASFAPQFSGYNQHDSQEFLAFLLDGLHEDINRVKHKPDIETKEEDDRPDEEVADEHWSNHLSRNDSVIINLCQGQYRSKLVCPVCKKSSVTFDPFMYLSLPLPSTTMRTMTLTVFSSEGTTMPFPVTVTVPKYGRSKDLVETLISKCSLSDEETLLVAEIYGSSIIRFLDDPTDSIELVRDDDTLVAYRLPKDDDGSRLVVFQHQCKEKSIVHGSHKKLGTPLVTRISDFSSGSAIHKQYERLLSPFLVQEEDSPSDYNDAQNSTNHDSEMMDVMPNGDSNLKNEFKDDSLLAGDFQFYLENKILLSMDEPVPVSNSYEPVNMLVTWPERMVDVYDTARLSTLSEVCNSALDGGKPPESVSLYKCLDAFLKEEPLGPEDMWFAS